A stretch of Aedes aegypti strain LVP_AGWG chromosome 2, AaegL5.0 Primary Assembly, whole genome shotgun sequence DNA encodes these proteins:
- the LOC5574807 gene encoding probable chitinase 10, protein MNVLVRSILLLVLIDTSWATYSICADPRTSGGATHFPHPTNCAKFIMCNWGQPMEHDCPSGTLWNDFVKTCDHARNVRCRSGQLLNSVVPENHPNNPNCPRVVNMHRPVYAPHQDCSKFRVCTAMGTQEMQCNPGFNWNAISNRCEWSGTTAVIPNSPIHIRPTPLPTTTSRPSTTTPGILPTSCPRIIDQTKPVFLPHSECSKFYVCTLEGPIELKCKPGYHWSIRANRCELPWDAGCIDFNASPFSTTTPKASIPQTTTQATIKTCPSQVDPDGQVFLPHPDGAKMYICLPGIGRVELHCPVGMRWNKMGGCIPVEGARSDSPHTGVIPISQSTTIGSNIANATDASTKPDEAIGTDVPIFG, encoded by the exons ATGAATG tTCTAGTGCGATCGATTTTACTTCTCGTCTTGATCGACACCAGCTGGGCGACATATTCCATTTGTGCAGATCCCCGCACATCCGGAGGAGCCACTCATTTCCCTCACCCTACTAACTGTGCTAAGTTTATTATGTGCAACTGGGGTCAACCGATGGAACATGACTGTCCAAGCGGTACTTTGTGGAACGATTTTGTGAAAACCTGCGATCATGCGCGGAATGTGAGGTGTAGAAGTGGGCAACTGCTGAATTCGGTCGTTCCAGAAAATCATCCAAATAATCCAAACTGTCCCAGAGTAGTAAACATGCACAGGCCGGTGTATGCGCCTCATCAGGATTGCTCCAAGTTTCGTGTATGTACTGCGATGGGAACACAGGAGATGCAGTGCAATCCAGGATTCAATTGGAATGCGATTTCAAACCGTTGCGAATGGTCTGGTACAACAGCTGTAATTCCAAATAGTCCGATTCACATTCGACCAACACCTTTACCGACAACAACGTCAAGACCTTCGACAACAACTCCTGGAATCTTGCCCACAAGTTGTCCCAGAATAATTGATCAAACCAAGCCGGTGTTCTTACCACACTCCGAGTGCTCCAAATTTTACGTTTGTACGTTAGAAGGTCCCATTGAGTTAAAATGCAAACCCGGTTACCACTGGAGCATTAGAGCGAACCGCTGTGAGCTACCCTGGGACGCTGGTTGCATTGACTTCAACGCAAGTCCCTTTTCAACAACGACTCCGAAGGCATCAATACCGCAAACAACAACTCAAGCAACGATTAAAACATGCCCAAGTCAGGTTGATCCTGATGGACAAGTCTTCCTACCGCATCCAGATGGCGCAAAGATGTACATTTGTTTGCCGGGAATAGGTCGTGTGGAGTTGCATTGTCCCGTTGGTATGCGATGGAACAAAATGGGTGGATGTATTCCAGTTGAGGGCGCAAGATCCGACAGCCCACACACCGGTGTCATACCGATTAGCCAATCGACTACCATTGGTTCCAATATAGCCAATGCTACAGATGCATCTACGAAACCTGATGAAGCAATTGGCACTGATGTGCCCATATTCGGATAA